aCCGAAAAAATacccaaatattttaatttcattttgtaAACAATTCACCAATTCTGTAGTAACAAATACACATACACCAAACAAATTTGGTGTATATTTATACCATATCAAATACGACAACGCCATAAAACAAAAGACTATTATTGTCagattaaaaaatagaaatcacaaaaaaaaataccaaataATTTAAATTCGATATTTAAATCAATCACGAATTATGCCATGCTCTTTTCACACATATTTGTTGCATCCCATTGTCCATTGTGTTGAATTCAAATTGAAATCATATTTCATAATTGAAAAAACTTTAAGAATAGAAGAGGTAGAGTGTTTTGTTTTTGGTAAAATACTTAGTTTGATGATGAGAGAGAATATGTAACAATTGCAGTTAAATGTGGAAGGGAAATATAAAATGGGAGAAAACTGTGCCTTATCATGcctctattatttatttatttttggtaatattattttctgtttttaatGGGAGAAATCGTGGCTAATTAGGTCtctatatttcatttttttattaattaatactattttctgtttttgaaaaaaaaagtattgctatattgatgaaaaataaaattattgttatatagtGGTTATTAAGGtctttatattgtatatttatgttttttaccctgatttttattatttttattttcggTTACGGAATAAAGACAATGAAAAAGACCGTACGATTATAACAAAATTAACGGTggttacataaataaatttacaCATTGCCGTTGATTTTCTTTGGGTTTTCCACCCGGTGTTTAGAGCCCGACTGAATTTTTATTGTGCACGATAGGGTTTATTCGGGAATAGTATTTTCTTCATGCATAAGACTCGAACATGAGATCTGAAAACAGATTGCAATTGTTATCAAAACACAAAGTGATGGGTAACAAACACTAGGCTAGTCATTGGAAGTGGAAGCTGCTTAATGAAAGTTATCAAAAGTAGCAAAAGACCGGGAACATGTTTTAATAAGTTCCCTGTTAACGGTGACATGTTCCTAAATTAAGCTGAATTTGGTTGGAATGAAAGTTATCATCtactaatttattataaatttgtatattttagtGTCCCCTGTCTCTCTGAAAGATTTGaataacttttttatatatattttactcaAATAGAATATAGTTGATCGTGTTGGTTGTTGACCATAGTGTACTAGTAGAGCAGTTTAACCTGTGACTCTTTGACTATTGTGTTCCTAAATTGCCAATAATTGACGGGTTAGAAAAGGGGAATTTTTCTAAATACACAATTATAAaagaattgataattagaaaAATCTTTTAAAGATATCATtaattggaagaaaaaaaagagggtCCTAGTTTAAAGGTAATGTGTGGCTCGTTTTAGGTGAATATTGCATGTGTTGGACCACATGTACACTTAATTATAGTAGAGTACTCCTTCACTATAAGAAGACCTTTAATTTCCTTCTTCCACTTGTTGAAATATAAGATTCTTCCAATCTTGAAGTACTTGTTTAAATCTAGCTACAATTTGCTTCTCATTGTTGATCATATTTTGTGTACAATAGAGATGATGAAGGGCAAAAATGGAGCTAACTTAAAGTTAAAGAAGAGGATATGCAGTGGAAAACTTGGGAGGTTTCTAAAAGAGCAGAGAGGAAGGCTATACATTGTGAGAAGATGTGTAGTTATGCTACTTTGTTGGCATGATTAATTgcacacctataattgtaaatAGCAAGGAGAAACAATAATATTAAGTTCATTAGAGCAATATAATTATAGTTGGTAAATTGATCATCTAGTATTTGCGtttcaaatatgaatttaattattgtGTACCGATGCTTTCTTCTTAACTTAATTTGTTATGCATGTTAAACTTTATCATctacttaatttattttcctcttttctctttttctttgctAGAACTTATAATTTCCCCTTGCTTCTACTTTGCATTTTCTTATTGGAGTTTTTTGAGACTAATTGATATGGTAATAATAGGTGCGGATACACTGGTTTCAattgaaattcataaaaatctatCATCGTTCAGTGTTACTACTTTGCTAGCTAGAGGCGtgcttatttctttaatttaatttattcttgaaaatgtataaattaaattagtcTTAATTactcaaatcttttttttttcccttgacTCCCAACTTCCAAGTTCGCAAGAAGCATAACAACGTTGGATCCTGAAATTATTCACTTTTTCAAATTATTGGCATCGCAATTTTATTGCATGCATTTTACTATTAGGCAGTTGGCATAAGCCTACATTAAACACtaataacataatatttatctataaattaaataacGCATGCATGCACCATAAGATCAAATTTTGTATTACTCAACTAATTCTATGACAATATATAGGATACACAAGTTCGAGCTCAAGAGAGATTTGTATACAACACAACCCCCATTTCAGTcgtcatacatatatataatatttatgatattcATGGTATATTATTTATTAGATATAAGAATCAATGTTTAAGGATCAACCATATAATGTTTCTGCCATTATTTGGATCAATAAATAATATCATGTAGAgtatattattctatttttatacaaatttacatcaatattataatataataattgttAATTTATATCAGGAACGAATTAAAACGATCTAGCTTTGTATTTTTCCTGTAATACTCCTAATCCATACTCTATGATATCGTTCTCCTCAAAATTTCATCATATATATGAGTGATATGACACATAAATAATTACTGGATCCATTCCAAAAAAAAGATAGATGTAGTGGAGTTATCATTCTTATTTTCCAATTAAGAATGTGTTTGGATTAATGGCTTGCTGCACCCCTACGGCGGTGctctttcaaacaaaaaaaaatgttaggaAAAGACATGTGGACACTGGTCTACATACTACATAGTCACGTTGGAAAAACACGATAAATGTTATCACTAATAATCTGTCTTTTCCTTTGGACTCATTATTTCATGTCACATTCTTCTAATTGAGCCCTTTACTATTAGAAATAATAGAGCTTgaaactaatataaaaaaaaagctGAATATATAGTAGGTACTCGAAGAGTTTAGTGTGTGTGTTTGGTAGTATTTTCTCATATTCAGTTagtcaaataattgaaaaatatttttaaaataagaaaggTGAGGACTCTGCAAAAAATGTGCTCCTTGGCATGTTCTTTGACACGATATAAAGCTATCAAGTTTAGGTATATTACTGTGAGAACAAAGAAAGGATATTGAAGTCTGCCAACTTTGAGAAAGATGATCCAAATTTTGGCATTGTTTGGGCAACACAAGTAGTAACAAATATCTTTCAAAATTGGATTTTACTGTGTCATATGGAATCTAGCTTAGGAGTATTAATTTACACGTACGTGTGTGgcttgtttaattattttctatagATAAGTCAAGATCACACAGTATTACTACTGTTTCTTTTGGTCCAGAAAAGAAAGCTCTCCAATTTCCCTGCTAGTAATAAAACTGAAAAGGATCTACagctccaaaaaaaaaaatgtactatCTACTACTCTAACCTTAAACAGTACAATCGTTCTAAATTTATCAGCatgctctttctttttttgtttctcatcATTGTGATATCGCTTgaatttacattttaaaaatgttaCTAGGCATCTCCAATTCAAACATCAAATTTGATGTCAACACTGTTTTAGTGTAAATCAACTTCAATCCACTGTATCAatttttacaccaaaaaagaatatttttttctttcttcattattatattattatttcttatttcttatttcttatttcatttatattttcttaattcataaaacaaattatttctaaaacattcaccatctataattcatattattttcttatataattgtttaaaataaaattattttataccatatttttttaaatgatataaattgctagcaaatattatacattatacataataatgcataacacaaataaaagtgaaatcattaatgaaatacaattaaataaacataacataattaaaaaaattattttaaattctacataaatattcaactttcaagatcactaacactctgtttggatcattgttactcattgtattgtattgtattgttactATACCTACAacatttgttttgattgttacttaaaatgtattgtattatattgtattgttaaatttcgttgttacgtaacaatgaaaacccctattttatggaacaaccgatttggtgtgttctcattgttacttaatttctttttccaattatatctttacataatttttcaaaatactattttaccctttaccttatattatttaattctagtcaaacctcctaccctagaataattaaggatattttagtaaatttatataCAGTACAATagagtacaatacaatacattatgaaacaatgagtaacaatgatccaaacagagtgtaaAGTGCTCCCATAAATGCCCTATTGAAAATGAGCttctttgttgaatgtttattattttttgttatttttaagtacattgtattatttgtttaataatttatatgtttgcattttttatttttgtgaaggTTAGTTGTAGTTATATCCAATTATCCCTAACCtataatttatagtagaattaacataaatttaatttatttttatttttttggttttggtttcccacccggtgtccagagcccacattggagatccgactaaattcggatcgggcgctcccaacaggattttctccatacccagggctcgaacccgagacctctgggttaagggtgaagcactcccaccagtgcaccacaacccatgtcagtaacacaaatttaatttttaaaaatagtcatatatagaaaaattaatttataaagaAAGCTAacttttatatctaaaattaatattataaaaatattacataaaaataattaaatatacaagagatttaattaaaacatacaagttatatgatgtttaattaaaagttttgtataataaaataatattacattATTCAATAAAGTTAATTGGTGTGATGAATAGTGTTACACCAAATATGATGTAACGTTATTCACACACACCAAAATgatgtaaaatttggtgttgaATTGGAGATGGTCAAATAATTtgggaataaaatattttttcttgtcgATCATATATCATTACTAATAAGCCAAACgactatattttttcttttaattttaaaattttcagtttCAATTCCAGGTGCATGAGTCAATTTATTACAATCTTCTTCTTTACGGATATAGATTATTATGATATCAAGGATAATTAGTGTCTAATGAATAGTTTATAAAATAGCCAGCAATTATATAGTTAAGTATACATAATCATTATGCatatttgatatatttcaaTCATAGTAAATTTAATCAAACTGTAAATAAAtttaaccaaaagaaaaatcttGGATATTATTTTGTTGCGGACAGCAGCCACGTGCGACAGCCCCCACATTTCAATCTAATTATGATGTTAGTCCCATTTATATGAATTGGGCTTTGCTTTATAGGGATGGCCCGCTAAGGAACGCTGAGCTAATATACCGCGGGCCCATCCACTGCCTGAAATCAAGCAATCCGTCCCTTCCctcttaattattaaaaaaattatctaaatatacAACTTATTATACCATACTTTCTAAAGGAAAAAATTTACGCATAATGACAAACATTAGTAGTATATTAGTCAATGAAACTATAGTTTCACAAATTTACTATTCACGGGTATAGTTTAATAAAAGTTGCTATGAATTGCGGGACCCATAAATGGTTTGTATTTGGAAACAAAAGATACACTCGACGGATTTGTATACAGTTTTATACAAATCGAACTTATGTCTCCTCCCTCCTTTCTTCACTCACTAATTTTCTCCTAAATCTCTCATCCATAttagttttgaattttgaattcgaTTTTCTCCCACCTAGTCGTGGCATCACAATTCAAGATAATTGCCCAAacatgtttaatattttttgatttttctgtTTGTATACGGTTTCTATTTGTCtaatcttttttataatattacatTTTGAGTCTTCATTTTAGGAGCTATGCGGTCCACTTTGTGAATGCCAATTCGGTTAAAGATTGTGGCACATAGGGTTTCCAGCAACGGGAAATATTTAGTACTTGCGGGGCAGTTTACAAAATTTAGAGCAATTGAAGGGAAGAGGTTGAATCAAGAGTTAAGATCCAAGCACAAAAACGATTCAATTGTTATGCAACAAATTATCAAATCAagaatttagattcaagttaaGAAAATTGCTTCTAAAAGCAATGAGTACAATAAAACGATGATTGGTTGTATACATTTTTTGTttgcatattttattttcatgtataTTATCACCCACAATATTTAGATTCAAGTTAAGAAAATTGCTTCATGATTTATATACATTTACATTTATATACAACTTACCCCTCCCAAGAATTTAGATTCAAGTAAAGGGgctttttctttatgtttttagatagtttatTTGTGGGTAAATCCGGTGTAAAATGGGTAATGGGGCGGGTAtttgaaatttgggttaaatATTTGGTCAACCTGGGTTGATGAGTATGATTGTGTCATATGTATAAAATGAGTCTTCCGTTACTGGGAGGGGTAAATGTGCACTGGTTATTGAACGGCGAAGGCATTAATGGACGAAAACtatgacggagggtattgacataccattCTCGAAAGTTCAAaggtatatttgtcattttcccCATAATTGTATGTAATAAGTGTATGCAAACTTATTTTTGGACATATTTTTTTAGGGTGTTAGATTTCTACTCAAAGAAGCATCTCAAGAATGCCCCACACATGCAATGTTATACAAATAATgatttatatacatatacatatacaattcatctACTCCATAGTAATACATATTtgtatacaaatacatatattaatctATATACGAATGAAAATAGTTTTCAAATACATTTACGATGATGGTGTTCTTAGTGTCGAAGAAGTCATTTTAggcaaatcaaatataattacCTTATTTTATGAgactattttgtattttttataacTAAAATTACCGTCttttcatcatttatttttaaaaatgagtttgtataatttttaattaaaaatttgagaTATACAAGCGTTAGTCCGCATAGCAAATGAAATTATAGCTATGGAGAGTAATTATGTAAACTGTAGCTATGGAGtctaattaagtttttttttctctttcccaTATATGAAAATTCCTCTTCTCTAAAATTCctaccatttgaaaaaattacaaaaatctctacTCTCTCCTATTTTCGGATAGATCACTTTATGCAATGTATCAGAACGTTGATTGATGTATCTAAAATTGAGATGCAATGTATCGAGACATTGATAGATATATTTCAAATCGAGAGTTGATGTATCAAAACGTTTTGGAATGTATCcgaattccaccaaatttaagatttttttttaatttagaaaagaatagaaacaaaatataattaactttaaCACTAtgaattgatataaaatttatcattattatttggGTTTAAAGCAGAGCATATTATCCACATACTATCAAAAACATTAAATACATAAATGACCCCTCAAACTTGGCTCACCACCTCATCTTTGCGTGGAACAAATAGTATCAGGTAGGACTTAGGGGTATgaagaaaactaaaaattaatcaaCATGAGTTGTGGTGTACTGGTGGAGTGCTTCACCCTTAATCAAAGGTCTCGAGTTTGAGCCTTGGGtatgaaaaaaatcttattAGGAGTGTCACCCTCGAATGGGCCCTGCAGTGCgcgatccgaatttagtcggagctctaATATGAACTTCCGGACACCGGGcgaaaaaccaaaaattaaaaattaaaaaaaaattaaaaaaaaaactaaaaattagatTTTCAGTAACCTTCATTCCAAACAATATATTTAGATTTATAATAGTATTCCTTTGGAAACTCTGCCTACGTCAGTATTTAATATTTCCtgacttatattatttatagCTATTATGTTTACATAATTAATAATCATAAATGGACCTGAATAATTAGGCAAGATCCTTCCCGTTGGATATAATTCGTTACTTGAATGATTAGATcttatgaaattatattgaatatttgGCGTACTCACcatattaacaattttttatggTGCGTAAATTAGGATCTTACTTTTTATTCCTTTAATTATATTCAAGTGGTGTTATTTCACGAAAAACAAGtatgaaaaagaaatttattgtTTCACAAAGATTTAGAATAGTAGCCCCTAATTCAAAAGTAGATGATAATATCTATTTGGCGAAATTTCGCAAATAGCCACTATAATAAGCTTACTTAGTCCCCTTAGCtttagtttgcatatttaccgATTTTAGTTATAGCTtactcgtttgtataattcgtcaCTTGTTAGTATAATTCGTCacttgtttgtataattcgaagGTACAATTACATACTTTgcttgtatttgtataattgagttattttcgTCAGTATTTGTATAAGTATAATTATGTTGGTAGACATTTGTAGTTATATATTCTGCATAagtaaaatatagaaatataccATAAgaataactataattaatgatttatACAAATGTGGGTACAACTATAgatctaatatttaatttgtttttcggAGTATAAATATGATAGAAATTGAAAtacgaatttatacaaacacaaacacaaacatctgaactttaaacagttatacaaattatactatacaaattacatcatacaaaagttatacaaattctgaaaaGTATAGGTTTATAcgaactttaaaaagttatacaaaaaagattgaatgtattCGAAgataaaactgaaaaatcaaaggAAATCACTGTCATTTACGAATACAAACCATcatctacaaatacaaattaaacgaagaattgttagtggtgaattatacaaacttgaCGAACTATACAAACTCGAACCGAAGCCACATAATTAAGGCTAAATATTACTGACGAATTATAAATTAGCTAAATTATAACTGTATTAACTAATTAACTTGTATATGCTTGCTTGTTCACGTTATGTGAATCTCTAACTCTTATTCTGATTCCAAAGAAAAAGGAATCAACTAATGGGCTTTGAAATGATTTGAATAGAGccgcaaaataattttttgaggcCCATAAGGGGTTGCATTTAAATCTGTAAAATGATGGGCCATAGAACCCAATGGGCATCTTTACTTCTTAATTTAATAGgggcaaactacataaatcccactagtttaggtcctaattactaagattcccaatagtttaaaatattacttcctctacCATACTTAGGATACATGGGTTTGAATTTGTGAGATACATCTATCTgccgaattttaaaattgagatacgtattttatttgtttaaattaattgattgtAACTGATTTCCAtaattagaggagtaattgatgatttttagaATGTATGGGCAATtaattctggaaattaaattaatcaaatctctTAATATAGGGCAAATCAAGGAGtgtatttatgtttaattaatttcatttattattctttgaaataataaattcattaacattattattaataaaaaacaaaaacatgtatatcttggtcatgtaatttgattaatttcattttattactcttaaaataataaatttattaatttgatgtatataTTATCAATAGATGATGTATCCTacaaactaaacacttagata
The Solanum stenotomum isolate F172 chromosome 12, ASM1918654v1, whole genome shotgun sequence DNA segment above includes these coding regions:
- the LOC125848911 gene encoding small polypeptide DEVIL 3-like, with the translated sequence MMKGKNGANLKLKKRICSGKLGRFLKEQRGRLYIVRRCVVMLLCWHD